Below is a genomic region from Ostrea edulis chromosome 10, xbOstEdul1.1, whole genome shotgun sequence.
GGACACTGAGTTCTACTGTAACACATGTAAACGTGATCTGTGTTTACAGTGTAAAGAGAAACATGTCATTGATCTAGATATCATATACCATGATGTTGTGATTTACCGTGAGAAGTTTAATTGTTTCCCTTTACGAGAGACCTGTGTCAGACATCCAAAGAGAAAATACAGAATGTTCTGTGATCAGTGTAACTATTCCGTGTGTAAGTGCTGTACAGACCACAGAACACACGCGCTGGTGGATCTTAGAACAGCCTATCAAACAAAGCGACAACAACACAGAGAAATCATTGACAACATCAGAAGTGAGACTCTCTATAACTGTCGTGTTCTCCTGGCAGGAATCCAAACTGATATCCAAACTTGTCCCCCACAAATCTGTCACCGTCAATCACAGATGTCAACAAAAGCCCAGAGACTGAAGGATCTGATTGACACTGTGGTATGTGATGTTAAATTATTGATTGATAGAATACAACAACAGAAGAGAAAAATGAACAGACAACTTGTTCACCTACAGAACTATGAAGACAGATATGAACAATCAGCAAACAGAGCGGTACAATTCCTCTTGTTTATAAAGACCAGTCGTGTCCCCCAGATAAAGAACAGTCCTAGTCAGTTATTGAGTGTCATCACAGAAATCCAAATGACAACAGGAAAACGACAAGTAGGAATAGACGAGTGTGTGAAACTGATGTCCACACCTGTATTACACACGTCTGTCTGTGTGACAGGTGTTAGTTATGTGTTTCACATATCTCGTGTGATGTCAGACCGGGTCTGGGTCTCTGATTTATTCAATCTCATCTTGACAGACACAACAGGAGACACTATACACCGTGTGACAGATATAAAACCATGGTATGTAGGACGACACACAGTGAACAGTTCTGGTGAACTGATTTATATAGACAGTGATTATAACATCAACAAACTGTCTACAGACAATAAAACAGTCACCAGACTGATACAGAGTACATCACCATGGTATACACGGTGTGTGTGCTGCTCCCCGTCCACTGGAGATCTGATGGTGGGGATGGATAACACTGATACAGAGACAGGCAAGGTAACCCGGTACAACAGTAGTGGTCAACACATCCTGACCATAGAACACGACAACACAGGTCACACGCTGTATAGTGATCCTCTCTGTATCACAGAGAATAATAACGGTGATATCATTGTGTCTGACAGGATTAAATCTAACCGTGGTGCTGTAGTGGTGACAGAGCGCGGGGGCAGACATCGATTCTCCTACACAGGACCTCCATCAGGATCATCACTAGAACCAATAGGAGTCTGTACAGACGCGCTGTCACACAtcctggtgtgtgatgataacaCCCACACAGTACAGATGATTGACAAGGACGGTCACTTCCTGTCTCTGTTACTGACACGACAACACGGGATAAACAGACCACGCAGCCtgaactatgatgataaaactCACCTTCTCTGGGTCGGATCAGACATCACCAACACAGTGTCTGTATATAGATATCTACAGAGgaggtactctctgactggtaagtactagtagtactgtagtttattgtactatatcagtcaatataaaaacacatgttaattacagtgtgggatATGATTAGATGcattgtttagttttaattactcTGTGGGTTATCATTAGAgatagtgtttagttttataattacagtgagggttataattagaggtagtgtttagttttaattacaatgtgggttataattagagatagtgtttagttttaattacagtgtgggttataattagaggtagtgtttagttttaattacaatgtgGGTTATAAAtaaaggtagtgtttagttttaattacagtgtgggttataattagaggtagtgtttagtgttaattacagtgtgggttataattagagatagtgtttagttttataattacagtgtgggttataattagaggcagtgtttagttttaattacagtgtgggttataattagaggtagtgtttagttttaattacaatgtgggttataattagagatagtgtttagttttaattacagtgtgggttataattagaggtagtgtttagttttaattacaatgtgggttataattagagatagtgtttagttttaattacagtgtgggttataattagaggtagtgtttagttttaattacaatgtgGGTTATAAAtaaaggtagtgtttagttttaattacagtgtgggttataattagaggtagtgtttagtgttaattacagtgtgggttataattagagatagtgtttagttttataattacagtgtgggttataattagaggcagtgtttagttttaattacagtgtgggttataattagaggtagtgtttagttttataattacagtgtgggttataattagcgGTTGtgtttagtgttaattacagtgtgggttataattagagatagtgtttagttttaattacaatgtgggttataattagagatagtgtttagttttaattacagtgtgggttataattagaggtagtgtttagtgttaattactgtgtgggttataattagaggtagtgtttagttttaattacaatatattaattttcttaaaagtaatatagtgtatgatttaaatatatatatatgtgtgtgtatatataattgtatatgtgtgtttatatatgtatgtgtgtgtttatgtatatatacgtatgtaattagtttttaatttatcgcgagaaatggtcgtgtaaaatattgaaaagtcatacgttttgaggttattgatttgagaaaagtattgtgatttcaaatttattgaaAGTTCAACGTTTTTAGtattcacaaaaaaaaaaacaaaaaaaaacaaaacatgattAATCaatgtgggttataattagaggtagtatttagttttaattacagtgtgggctATAAATAAAGGTAGTGTATAGTTTTAATtgcagtgtgggttataattagaggtagtgtttagttttataattacagtgtgggttataattagaggtagtgttcagttttaattacagtgtgggttataattagaggtagtgtttagttttataattacagtgagggttataattagagataGTGTTTAGGTTTAATTACAGTGTGAGTTATGATTTGAGTAAgtgtttaattttaattacagtgtgggttataaatagaggtagtgtttaATTTTAGTTATAGTCTGGGTTATAAATTTATAGAGGTAGTCATGgcagtgtttagttttaattagagtgtgggttataattaaaggtagtgtttagttttaataacagtgtgggttataattaaaggtagtgtttagttttaataacagtgtgggttataattaaaggtagtgtttagttttatttacagtgtgggttataaatagaggtagtgtttagttttaattacagtctgggttataattagaggtagtgtttagttttaattacagtctGGGTTATAATTAAAGGTAGTGTttaagttttaattacagtgtgggttataattagcgGTAATGTTTAGTACTAATTACAGTCTGGGTTATAAATTTATAGAGAATTTTGAGTTTTAATTACGGTGTGGGTTAtgattagaggtagtgtttagttttaattacagtgtgggttatagaTAAAGGTAGTGTTTAGATTTAATTGCAGTGTGGGCTATAATTAAAGGTAGtgtttagtgttaattacagtgtgggttataattagaagtagtgattagttttaattacagtgcaGGATATAAATAGTGGTAATTAATGTTCAGTTttaattacaatgcattataATTATAGGTTGTgcttagttttaattacagggtgagttataattaaatttagtgtttagttttattcATAGTGTGAGTTATAATCAGAGTTACTTTTAATTGTGCTCCCtgataaatttcagaattctttgttttcttcagctaaatttatgaatttaagaatgataaaaatgattatttttcacaGCTGTcaagaatgtaaatatcagtgaTATCAACACAGCTCTGGCTTGTGACATGttgtatatttctgtaaaatGTTGTGTATTTCTGTAAAATGTTGTGTATTTCCGTGGAATGTTGTTAATTTCTGCAGCAGGTGTGGACTAAATCTACATTGTGTACTGTTTGACAtttaacatgtacattacaCCCAGTCTGTGTTGAATAGGTCTCATTATTTTAGGGGTTCTATATCTTACAAATCTGATTAATGAGTGAATTCACATATTTTGATGAATGTCCCCCCTCCAAAAAcactttcaaaatgaaagtgTTTATGTAACTTTAAATGTAGATTTATGACAGATTTGTGCCACTTACATTAGAAATTGTGTAATCaagtatatatattacacacCCAAGGTTCAAAATTATTTgctaattttcactatatgattcATTGAATAATACAATTTTTAGCGGGTGCACAGTATTATCGGTATACCGGTGTACCAGTATTTTTCTGGTGTCGGAATATACTGTGGTACAGGAGTTAAACTATCCCTATATATTAAAATCTTATAgctataaacaaaaatataaaattgaattaaaataaaaaaatatatatataaaacaaaaaataattaaagaaatttgtgTACGTAGTGACTCACTTTactaggtcacctgagttaagtCAGGTGACTTTTTGCAAATGGTTGTCGTCCGCCGTCATGTGTTGTCCGTCATTCGTTAacgattgaacatttttaacttcttgataactaccagtccaattcttttttaaatttggtatgaagcagctttgggacaagggggacataaattgtaaattttatctcATGACTCCAGCACCCTTGGAGCCTTGGAGTAGGGCAAAAACTACCCAaagttgacaaattttcaaaaatcttcttcttaagaactgcacatgtctacaaaaaactaaatgcatgggaaactagagcaggaaggcttctgccaaagttgtaaatttcatgattcccaggGTAGGCCAGCGGTTCTGACCGcatggtggggccaaacttactatatagtgctTATGtgcaaaacacttaaataacatcttctttagtgccattgatactaaattaaaactaattgAATAGCTAAAAATAACAAGTAGTCCTTTactattattgtaaatttgattatccaggggtaggggttttagtatcagggtggggccaatattGTCAggtattaaatgtgtgaacaatagaccccatattgaaaaataatacatgaaagtaaatttttaatatattat
It encodes:
- the LOC125666234 gene encoding uncharacterized protein LOC125666234, encoding MDTLGLSFQLKVRQCSQCQRDTEFYCNTCKRDLCLHCKKKHVTENNTKYHNVVFYITRHTERSFTTQCKLRQCSQCQGDTEFYCNTCKRDLCLQCKEKHVIDLDIIYHDVVIYREKFNCFPLRETCVRHPKRKYRMFCDQCNYSVCKCCTDHRTHALVDLRTAYQTKRQQHREIIDNIRSETLYNCRVLLAGIQTDIQTCPPQICHRQSQMSTKAQRLKDLIDTVVCDVKLLIDRIQQQKRKMNRQLVHLQNYEDRYEQSANRAVQFLLFIKTSRVPQIKNSPSQLLSVITEIQMTTGKRQVGIDECVKLMSTPVLHTSVCVTGVSYVFHISRVMSDRVWVSDLFNLILTDTTGDTIHRVTDIKPWYVGRHTVNSSGELIYIDSDYNINKLSTDNKTVTRLIQSTSPWYTRCVCCSPSTGDLMVGMDNTDTETGKVTRYNSSGQHILTIEHDNTGHTLYSDPLCITENNNGDIIVSDRIKSNRGAVVVTERGGRHRFSYTGPPSGSSLEPIGVCTDALSHILVCDDNTHTVQMIDKDGHFLSLLLTRQHGINRPRSLNYDDKTHLLWVGSDITNTVSVYRYLQRRYSLTDYPDIEEEDTREESDTDDKDAREKSDSDDEDARGKSDTDDKDARGKSYSDDEDARGKSDSDDEDARGKSDSDDEDARGKSDSDDEDDREKSYTDDEDARGKSDTDDEVVRGKSDSDDEDARGKSDTGDEDARGKSDSDDEDARVKSDSDDEDARGKSDDEDARGKSDDKDTRGKSDDEDASGKSDSDDENTRGKSYPKSFWQRCILV